Below is a genomic region from Balneola sp. MJW-20.
TATCATAATTCTCTTTTTTAACCCGGGCCATTAGGCGGTCACCAACAATACCACAGCACATATGACCGGATACCATGAAGCAAAGTCCTCCGAACATTTTCTTTTCAACCACGTCAGTCCGTTCAGAAAGTTCTTCTGATATCCTTTGAGCGAGTCCTTTATCGAAGGCCATTTTTTCGCAGTTAAAATACCATTGATCTTAATTTATCATGCCGTAGTAAACATGACACACCTCTTTATGAGCCGAATATAATTGAGAGGTATTTGTGGAACACTATGGCAAAGATGTCATTATTATCTGTCTTTTCTTACAGAAGCTCAAGTATATCCATGGGCCGCTCATCATGTGCAGCTATTGTGTGAAAAGATAGGGGTTTAGTTTTTAGAAAAGAGGGAGTATATGAAAAGTATTTTGACCACATAAATGCCGCCAGGATCCCATTTTGGAAATACTTTGAATGGATGTTCAGTTAAAGATTTAGCATAAGGCGTAATAGAATTAGAGAGGCATTATTGATGGAAGGATCAGTATTGGGATTGCTTACATATTGATAATCAAACTGAACTGATATTTTATCATGTAACTGGGCCAGGTATGTTAATTCAATGTTGGTTTCTGTATGGTCCGCCTCATTTCCATTTATGGGAATATTTTCTATAAAAAGATTCCCATTGAAAGCGGCAGCGAAGCCCAGTCCCAGCTGATCTTTATTCCGGTTCTTTATCAGGCCGGTATATACTGCACCCCCACCGGAATACCAGGATAAACGGTTTGATTCCTCTGATGCTGTTCCGATTCTCCCGAAAACAGTTAATCCTCTGGATGGGTTTTGATGATCAGAATATATCTTGCTCTCTGTTAAGAGATATAAGCCCCGGCTTTTAGCTTTAGTGGCTAGGGGTGAGCTGCTAAACGAATCATATGACTTGCTATAGGTCCATCCTCCCAATGCGATCTTAGTTTTATGATTTGAAGTAGTGGTCCGGCTGATCCCCCGATAATGTCTTCCTCTGGTCGCTGCCGTTGAGTACTCAGTATCACCGAAAAACCAGGCAAATTCAGAGATGAATAAGAGTCCCTCATTTCTATCCCAACTTACATTTATACCCGAATTGTTACCGGGAAT
It encodes:
- a CDS encoding carbohydrate porin produces the protein MSFIKNGSITLCLLFCLSGVCNGQLTITKGIDLEAAYIGESAINLNGGADQGIVYLHQTDLMSTFNTGELGLWKGGNFYFYGFDLRGGSPTTLAGDYQVISNIDAPDGLLLYEAWYEQVFWDGRLSVLGGLYGLDSEFDIIESASIFIQSSHGTGAELGASGPNGPSIFPYSSLALRVKFALSEHIIFQGAVLEAEAGIPGNNSGINVSWDRNEGLLFISEFAWFFGDTEYSTAATRGRHYRGISRTTTSNHKTKIALGGWTYSKSYDSFSSSPLATKAKSRGLYLLTESKIYSDHQNPSRGLTVFGRIGTASEESNRLSWYSGGGAVYTGLIKNRNKDQLGLGFAAAFNGNLFIENIPINGNEADHTETNIELTYLAQLHDKISVQFDYQYVSNPNTDPSINNASLILLRLMLNL
- a CDS encoding TfoX/Sxy family protein — translated: MAFDKGLAQRISEELSERTDVVEKKMFGGLCFMVSGHMCCGIVGDRLMARVKKENYDKYLSETFASEMDFTGKSLKGMIYVSAEGLESDNELRKWVQRSLEMVRSLPPR